In the genome of Bacillus thuringiensis, the window TACGATGGAGAAAATGAGACAAGAATTTGTATCGAATGTTTCTCATGAAATACAGTCACCATTAACTTCTATAAAAGGATTTGCTAGAGCACTACAAGACGATAATCTTTCTGAGAAAAAAAGAAAGCATTATCTTACCATTATTGAAACTGAAACAACGAGATTATCTAAACTAAGTCAAAACTTATTAAAGCTAACTCTTTTAGAATCAGAAGAGTATATACCAGAAAGAGTGAGTTATCGATTAGATCAGCAGTTAAAGCAAATTGTGTTAAATAGTGAACCACTCTGGACTGAAAAAGAAATTGAGTTAGAACTAGATTTAGAAAAAGTACATGTTATTGCTGATCAAGAAAGTATGAGTCAAGTGTGGATTAATTTAATTCATAATAGTATTAAATTTACTCCAAGCGGTGGTACGATTATTATTCAGTTAAAGGAACATGAAACAGTAGTGGAAGTGCGTATCCGTGATTCAGGAATTGGTATATCTGAAGAACAGAAACAACATATTTTTGAGCGTTTTTATAAAGCGGATTCTTCACGAAATCGTGCTTATGGAGGAAGTGGCTTAGGTTTAGCTATTGTAAAAAAAGTACTCGATCTTCATCATGGGGAAATAAAAGTTGAGAGTGAGGAAGGGAATGGTACTGAATTTATTGTGTGTATTCCTAAATATAAAGAGAAATAGTGTTAGGGTGATATCTTCTAACACTATTTCTCTTTATAAATACATTTACCATTGTTGCAGCTATATTGATAAGCTCTTCCTTCGCTATTCATACGGTATGAGTAATCTGATTCTTTATCTTTCTTAAAGTCAACGTACGCTTCTGCACCGTTTTTATCATCATCTATATCAATGAATTGAACGGATCGTATAGAATAATCTTCCTTTTCACTTAATCCCTTTTCTTGCAAATTTTTATGTATACTGTCTACTAACTCGTCAAACAATGACCAGTTTAAATTAAGATTTTCAAATGACTCAGTATGTCTTCCTAAAATGCCTTCGTCTTGTATTATTTTATTATTATCGTATGTATAAGAGTATGTAAAATAGGGTTCGTCTTTATATACTACTGTTGCATAATAGCCGATATTATAAAGGGGAGTATATTTTCCGGTTATGCTTTGTATTTCTTTTTGCTTATATCCTTTTATAGTATGGAGATAGTCGCTAGTATCTTTTTCTATTACTTTATAATGTAGTGGATTACCAAATATAAAATACATAGCCAAAAATATGATACATAGTCCGACTGCAGTTAGTGATAAGAACCATTTTTTTCTTTTCATACACATACACGCTCCTATGCTGAATTTATTTTTATTTTATATGAATAATGGAAAAAACATGATACTTATAAATAAAAACTTTTTATAGTTACCTACAAGTAACCTACGCACATGAAAGTGCATCATTGCCTTTTTACATAAACATAGATACAATTTTAATATAATACATAACTGAGATGATTAAGGAGTGTTATACTTGGCAGAATTATTACAAGGCAAAAATGCTTTAATTACAGGAGCAGGTAGAGGGATTGGTCGCGCTGTCGCAATCGCATTAGCGAAAGAAGGCGTAAATGTAGGACTATTAGCTCGTTCAGAAGAAAACTTAAAAGCAGTAGCGAAAGAAGTAGAAGCAGAAGGTGTAAAAGCTGTTATTGCAACTGCTGATGTTTCTTCATACGAAGAAGTGACTACTGCGATTGAAACGTTAAAAAATGGTTTAGGATCTATCGATATTTTAATTAATAACGCTGGTATTTCTAAGTTCGGTAAGTTTTTAGAATTAGATGTTGCTGATTGGGAAAAAATCATTCAAGTAAACTTAATGGGTGTATATTATGCAACTCGTGCTGCTTTACCAAGCATGATTGAACAACAATCTGGTGATATCATTAACATTTCATCTACAGCAGGACAAAAAGGTGCACCTGTAACAAGTGCATATAGTGCTTCTAAATTTGGTGTTCTTGGTTTAACAGAATCGTTAGCGATGGAAGTTCGTAAGCATAACATTCGTGTAACGGCTTTAACACCAAGTACAGTAGCAACTGATATGGCTGTTGATTTAGGATTAACTGACGGAAATCCTGATAAAGTTATGCAAGCTGAAGATATTGCAGAATTTATCGTAGCACAGCTGAAATTAAATAAACGTACATTTATTAAATCAGCTGGACTTTGGTCTACTAATCCATAAGAATTACATTTATTAATAAAAGAAGGGATATCTATTCTGTAATGGGATAGATGTCCCTTCTTTATTTTTTTTGTTTAAGACAGAATTTTCTGTATAATCAAAAGGGAATGGTAGAAAGCATTGGAAAATTGAAAGGGGTGGTATTTGCATGATTGGAATTGAGAAATGGACGGCTGTTGATCAATATATGAGTGATGTATTAATACCGAAAGATTCTACATTAGAAGGGGTTCTTCAAACTAATGCTGCAGCTAATTTGCCAGCACATGATGTATCACCAACGCAAGGTAAGTTTTTACAACTATTAGTACAAATTCAAGGGGCCCGTAATGTTTTAGAAATTGGTACGCTAGGCGGATATAGCACGATATGGATTGCTAGAGCATTGCCATCTGGAGGCCGAGTTGTTACATTGGAAGCAAGTGAAAAACATGCAGAAATTGCACGTAGCAATATTGAGCGTGCTAATTTGACTGATAAAATTGAAATACGAACAGGATTAGCGTTAGATTCTTTACAACAAATAGAAAACGAGAAGTATGAACCGTTTGATTTTATTTTTATAGATGCTGATAAACAAAATAACCCTGCTTATTTTGAATGGGCACTAAAACTATCACGACCGGGTACTGTAATTATTGGGGATAACGTAGTACGTGAAGGAGAAGTTATTGACAATACTAGTACCGATCCTCGTGTACAAGGGATACGTCGTTTCTATGAATTAATAGCTGATGAGCCACGTGTTAGTGCTACAGCGCTTCAAACTGTCGGAAGTAAAGGATACGATGGGTTTGTAATGGCAGTAGTAAAAGAGTGATACCGTTCGAAAGTCTATTATATTTATAGTAGACTTTAGGGGAGTGAGAGATAATGAATGAAGCAGCACAACAATACTGGGCGGAGTATTGGAAAGATGCTGAGATACCAAAAACGGTGAGTGCTTGGAAATTTGGTGATACCGCAAATCGTCTTGCTAAGCAAGTAGTTGACGGAACGAAAACGGCAACTTGTTCTGCATATCTCTTCTATGAATTAAAGAATGTACCGTTACCAACTACAGAGGACTACTCTGTTATTTTGGATTACGATGAAAATCCGGTAGCAATTGTAAAAACAATTGAAGTAACAATAGTACCTATGAATGAAATTACAGAAGAGTTTGCAATTGCTGAAGGGGATGAAAGATATAAAAAAATAGGAGGAGAGAAAATGAAAAAGAAATTTCAAAAATTATAAAATGTATCTTGTACAACGCAGCTACCTCGTGGACCTCCAACATACTTGGAAATATAAGTTTATATAAAAATTGGAGGTTAGGAATAGATGAGAACTGAAAAAGAAATGTTAGACTTAATTATAAATACAGCAAAAGAGGATGAAAGAATCCGAGCAGTTATCATGAATGGATCACGTGTAAATTCAAATGTGAAGAGAGATTGTTTTCAAGACTACGATATTATGTATGTTGTACATGATATACAATCTTTTACGTCTAATCATAATTGGATTCATAGATTTGGAGAAATAATGATTGTACAAATGCCAGAAGAAATGTCATTAATTCCAGCGGACGAAGACGGGAAATTTCCGTATTTAATGCAGTTTATGGATGGAAATCGAATTGATTTAACGCTCGTTCCATTTGATTTGATAAATAAGTTCGTTGGACAAGATAGTTTAAGTAAGCTGCTTCTTGATAAAGATAATTGTATTGTTGAATTTCCACCAGCAAGCGATAAAGACTACTTAATAAAGAAGCCTACAGAAAAAGAGTTTTTAGATTGCTGTAATGAATTTTGGTGGTGTAGTACGAATGTAGGGAAAGGACTATGGAGAGAGGAACTTTCTTATGCGAAAGGGATGCTTGATGGTCCAGTACGAGATATGTTCATCGTAATGCTAGAATGGCATGTTGGTATGAAAACAGATTTTACAGTTAATGCAGGTAAGTTTGGAAAGCATTTCGAGCAATATGTTGAAGAAGATATGTGGAAGCAATTTAAAAAGACATTTTCTAATGCAGAATACGAAAACATATGGGGCTCATTCTTTGTCATGGGTGATTTATTTAGAGAAGTGGCGAATGAAATTGCTAACACATATGGATATCAATATCCGCAAGATGATGATGATAAAGTGACGAACTATTTAAAACATGTGAAAGCTTTGCCAAAAGATAGTACATCGATTTATTAATAATATAAAGCAGTAAGACTGTCCTGTTAACGGACAGTCTTATTTTTGCTTATGAATAACAATTTCTCTAACAAAGTGCAGATGAATCACATATGAAAATTTAGGGAGGTTTTTATCATGTATTATTTTTATTCGCCAGAAATGTTCGTTCCATATCAATGGGGACTAGAACGAGATGTTTCGTATGCTTATATGCCATATAACTCATTTTATTATGGAGACTATAAAAGCTCATTACCTTACGTATATACCCCTCAAAATTATGAAGTACCAATGAAAGCATATGAGCGTGGATCATGGACACCATTTTCGTGGGTCGAAAAATATGCGTATGCATTTTCAGGTTCTTACAATAAAGCGGAAGTAGCCCTTACATTTGATGATGGGCCAGATTTAGTCTTTACGCCAAAAATATTAGATAAGTTAAAACAACATAATGTGAAAGCGACTTTCTTCCTGCTTGGTGAAAACGCAGAAAAGTATCCAAACGTAGTAAAGCGTATTGCAAATGAAGGGCATGTAATTGGTAATCATACGTATAGTCATCCGAATTTAGCAAAAGTAAATGACGTTGAGTACCATAATCAAATAATAAAAACGGAAGAAATATTAAATCGTTTAGCTGGTTACGCACCAAAGTTTATACGTCCGCCATACGGTGAAATACTTGAAAATCAATTAAAATGGGCAACAGAGCAAAATTTTATGATTGTACAGTGGAGTGTTGATACGGTTGATTGGAAAGGTGTAAGCGCTGATACGATTACAAATAATGTGTTAGGGAATTCATTTCCTGGAAGTGTCATCCTCCAGCATTCAACACCAGGTGGACATTTACAAGGATCTGTAGATGCACTAGACAAAATCATTCCGCAGTTAAAAACGAAAGGGGCACGTTTTGTAACACTTCCAAGTATGTTTCAGACATCAAAAGAAAGAAAGTGAATGTGTTATAAATTGGAAAAAATAGGGTTATGCCGTATAATGAAAGTGTAAGTTTAGGAGGGATATAATTGATTTATGCACTAGTAAACATAGGAATAAGCATATTGATTGGAATTATATTTATACTTGCGGCACTTATCCTTCAAAAAAATCCACCGACAGATATTAATGCGGCATATGGTTATCGTACGAAACGATCTATGAAAAATAAGGAATTATGGGATGCGGGTAATAGGTATAGTGCAGCAGTGATGAAGCAAAATGGATTCATCATGATGTTAATTGGGAGTGTTATTAGTATACTGTTTAGATATCCACATACAATGATAGCGATTATGGTGGTTATGCTGTTATTAATTATGCGTTTATTTATACAAGTAGAGAGTAGATTAAAAGTACTTGAGCAATAATGAAAAATAGGACTCCACGCAATATGATGCTGAGAGTCCTATTTTATTTATAAACTATTATTTTTTAATACTTCTTTTCCTTGCTCTATAACAAATTCATAGTATGCAAGATCATACGGATAAATATCTTCAAATGTTATCGTAATCGGTGTATTGTTTAAGACTGAAATAGTCTTTAAAGATGAAATTTCTCTTTTTAATAGTTGTAGAAAAGAAGTTGCATGTACTTTCATCACATCGTCTACTTCTTCACCTGGTGCGAATGGAAGTGGATTGATAACATTGTGAAAATACATATGACAAAATTCACGATCAGTAAGATTTGAAATTTCATAATCTATTTTAAAGATGCCTTTGTATATTAAATCAGTAGTTTGAAAGGAAAGCCCCAATTCTTCTTCGATTTCACGAAGGCCACCAATTTGTACATCTTCATCATGCATAATATGTCCAGCTGAAGTAATATCCCATATACATGGAGCTTCTTTTTTATTTTTAGAGCGTAATTGGAAATATAAGAACATATCTTCAGCATCTTTTTCTACAAACCAACAATGAAATGTTTCGTGCCAATCACCGTCACGATGCACTTCATC includes:
- a CDS encoding DUF3139 domain-containing protein encodes the protein MCMKRKKWFLSLTAVGLCIIFLAMYFIFGNPLHYKVIEKDTSDYLHTIKGYKQKEIQSITGKYTPLYNIGYYATVVYKDEPYFTYSYTYDNNKIIQDEGILGRHTESFENLNLNWSLFDELVDSIHKNLQEKGLSEKEDYSIRSVQFIDIDDDKNGAEAYVDFKKDKESDYSYRMNSEGRAYQYSCNNGKCIYKEK
- a CDS encoding peptidoglycan-N-acetylglucosamine deacetylase codes for the protein MYYFYSPEMFVPYQWGLERDVSYAYMPYNSFYYGDYKSSLPYVYTPQNYEVPMKAYERGSWTPFSWVEKYAYAFSGSYNKAEVALTFDDGPDLVFTPKILDKLKQHNVKATFFLLGENAEKYPNVVKRIANEGHVIGNHTYSHPNLAKVNDVEYHNQIIKTEEILNRLAGYAPKFIRPPYGEILENQLKWATEQNFMIVQWSVDTVDWKGVSADTITNNVLGNSFPGSVILQHSTPGGHLQGSVDALDKIIPQLKTKGARFVTLPSMFQTSKERK
- a CDS encoding ASCH domain-containing protein, translated to MNEAAQQYWAEYWKDAEIPKTVSAWKFGDTANRLAKQVVDGTKTATCSAYLFYELKNVPLPTTEDYSVILDYDENPVAIVKTIEVTIVPMNEITEEFAIAEGDERYKKIGGEKMKKKFQKL
- a CDS encoding 3-ketoacyl-ACP reductase; the protein is MAELLQGKNALITGAGRGIGRAVAIALAKEGVNVGLLARSEENLKAVAKEVEAEGVKAVIATADVSSYEEVTTAIETLKNGLGSIDILINNAGISKFGKFLELDVADWEKIIQVNLMGVYYATRAALPSMIEQQSGDIINISSTAGQKGAPVTSAYSASKFGVLGLTESLAMEVRKHNIRVTALTPSTVATDMAVDLGLTDGNPDKVMQAEDIAEFIVAQLKLNKRTFIKSAGLWSTNP
- a CDS encoding aminoglycoside 6-adenylyltransferase, which gives rise to MRTEKEMLDLIINTAKEDERIRAVIMNGSRVNSNVKRDCFQDYDIMYVVHDIQSFTSNHNWIHRFGEIMIVQMPEEMSLIPADEDGKFPYLMQFMDGNRIDLTLVPFDLINKFVGQDSLSKLLLDKDNCIVEFPPASDKDYLIKKPTEKEFLDCCNEFWWCSTNVGKGLWREELSYAKGMLDGPVRDMFIVMLEWHVGMKTDFTVNAGKFGKHFEQYVEEDMWKQFKKTFSNAEYENIWGSFFVMGDLFREVANEIANTYGYQYPQDDDDKVTNYLKHVKALPKDSTSIY
- a CDS encoding NUDIX hydrolase — its product is MTEWLTIFDPERNTLGKKLRDEVHRDGDWHETFHCWFVEKDAEDMFLYFQLRSKNKKEAPCIWDITSAGHIMHDEDVQIGGLREIEEELGLSFQTTDLIYKGIFKIDYEISNLTDREFCHMYFHNVINPLPFAPGEEVDDVMKVHATSFLQLLKREISSLKTISVLNNTPITITFEDIYPYDLAYYEFVIEQGKEVLKNNSL
- a CDS encoding O-methyltransferase, with the translated sequence MIGIEKWTAVDQYMSDVLIPKDSTLEGVLQTNAAANLPAHDVSPTQGKFLQLLVQIQGARNVLEIGTLGGYSTIWIARALPSGGRVVTLEASEKHAEIARSNIERANLTDKIEIRTGLALDSLQQIENEKYEPFDFIFIDADKQNNPAYFEWALKLSRPGTVIIGDNVVREGEVIDNTSTDPRVQGIRRFYELIADEPRVSATALQTVGSKGYDGFVMAVVKE
- the hitS gene encoding envelope stress sensor histidine kinase HitS — encoded protein: MRKGKRMSKLKMLKVFGAVLALFSFLTIIWSIAFYVATSILNAFDVNVSPFVAFLISDMVGFVFIILIWTLIGILMRPKREAMIWTIIEPIQKIAKGDFSVKIRNEEKYDGEIGVLVKSINDMTDELNTMEKMRQEFVSNVSHEIQSPLTSIKGFARALQDDNLSEKKRKHYLTIIETETTRLSKLSQNLLKLTLLESEEYIPERVSYRLDQQLKQIVLNSEPLWTEKEIELELDLEKVHVIADQESMSQVWINLIHNSIKFTPSGGTIIIQLKEHETVVEVRIRDSGIGISEEQKQHIFERFYKADSSRNRAYGGSGLGLAIVKKVLDLHHGEIKVESEEGNGTEFIVCIPKYKEK
- a CDS encoding SdpI family protein — its product is MIYALVNIGISILIGIIFILAALILQKNPPTDINAAYGYRTKRSMKNKELWDAGNRYSAAVMKQNGFIMMLIGSVISILFRYPHTMIAIMVVMLLLIMRLFIQVESRLKVLEQ